In one Sphingobacterium daejeonense genomic region, the following are encoded:
- a CDS encoding helix-turn-helix transcriptional regulator, with amino-acid sequence MNTSNKINHIGRKIGRIRELRGMKQEALAIELGVSQQTVSAMENKENIETELLSQVAKILGVTPEAIENFSEEAVFNIMNNTFTSNDTSTLNAINIQPNFNPLDKLVEAFEENKKLYERLVQAEKDKVSYLEHLLKNK; translated from the coding sequence ATGAATACTTCAAATAAAATAAACCATATAGGTAGAAAAATAGGAAGGATCCGTGAACTTCGCGGAATGAAACAGGAAGCTTTGGCCATTGAGCTCGGTGTCAGCCAGCAGACCGTTTCGGCAATGGAAAACAAGGAAAATATTGAGACTGAGCTCCTATCTCAAGTAGCGAAAATATTAGGAGTTACGCCTGAGGCCATAGAAAACTTTAGCGAAGAAGCTGTGTTTAATATTATGAACAATACATTCACTAGTAATGATACATCAACGTTAAATGCAATCAATATACAGCCAAACTTTAATCCCCTAGATAAATTGGTGGAAGCTTTTGAAGAAAATAAAAAACTTTATGAAAGATTGGTACAGGCCGAAAAAGATAAAGTTTCTTATCTAGAACACCTTCTTAAAAACAAGTAG
- a CDS encoding DUF5712 family protein, which produces MFINITKTESGNNTGSCGQLVNYLEKENRLEPKLRELWFNNDSRNILPYQVRTSIDANIAKLCKSDGKFYLINISPSQKELAFLQKQYGEADIPNMLKQYAEKVMDEYARNFKRAGISSGRDLLWFGKVEKYRHYGFRDKEVKDGKRKKGERKEGLQFHIQIIVSRKDITNKIKLSPQNTSRGKNVEHSKKLGQFDRVAFKESGEKIFDEHFEFNRSFSQRMSYANTMKNGNALEKLKVQKIQKLINIFPDLLPIAGKLIQEIDKNINPGGRMTDQLSMFTDIVSEIVWELKQDAYAVHRGSNDGIRELIKEYYKSKRKDRKVIRYRY; this is translated from the coding sequence ATGTTTATAAACATTACAAAGACTGAGAGCGGAAATAATACAGGCAGCTGTGGTCAGCTGGTGAACTACCTAGAAAAAGAAAACAGGCTGGAGCCCAAACTAAGGGAGCTCTGGTTCAATAATGACTCTAGAAATATACTTCCCTATCAAGTCAGGACATCGATCGATGCCAATATTGCAAAACTTTGTAAATCAGATGGCAAATTCTACCTGATCAATATCAGCCCGAGCCAAAAGGAACTTGCTTTCCTTCAGAAGCAATATGGAGAGGCTGATATCCCCAATATGCTCAAGCAATATGCAGAAAAAGTCATGGACGAATACGCCCGGAATTTCAAGCGAGCCGGGATTTCCAGCGGAAGAGATCTCTTGTGGTTTGGAAAGGTCGAGAAGTATCGCCATTATGGATTTCGGGACAAAGAGGTTAAAGATGGTAAAAGAAAGAAAGGTGAACGTAAAGAAGGGTTACAGTTTCATATCCAGATCATTGTTAGCCGTAAAGATATCACCAACAAGATCAAGCTCAGCCCACAGAATACCTCAAGAGGAAAGAACGTCGAACATTCCAAGAAATTGGGACAGTTCGACCGAGTCGCATTCAAAGAATCAGGCGAAAAAATATTTGATGAACACTTTGAGTTCAATCGATCATTTTCCCAGCGCATGAGCTACGCTAATACCATGAAAAATGGAAATGCTTTGGAGAAACTTAAGGTTCAAAAAATCCAAAAACTAATTAACATTTTCCCCGATCTGTTGCCCATCGCTGGAAAACTGATCCAAGAAATTGATAAGAATATCAATCCAGGGGGACGAATGACGGATCAGCTCAGTATGTTCACAGATATCGTCTCGGAGATTGTTTGGGAATTAAAGCAGGATGCCTATGCAGTACATCGCGGCTCCAATGATGGGATCCGCGAACTGATTAAGGAATATTACAAGAGCAAAAGGAAAGATCGAAAAGTCATTAGGTATCGCTATTAA
- a CDS encoding TaqI-like C-terminal specificity domain-containing protein, whose product MITGDRDSFFSKTKQNEKYIKILTGSDILKYGNLEPNEYVLFEKPKSAGGCWDREMHLAPFKICIRQIGSEPTATIVQQPYAVTGNIFTVLHDDLRFLKYLLGVINSKFIKYFWKIVFHDFKTTFPQVTINSLNSIPIILDKIEVKEEIINYVSLILELDENDNQILVLQDQIDQLVYQLYELTEEEIRIIEGINED is encoded by the coding sequence TTGATAACTGGTGATAGAGATTCATTTTTCTCAAAAACTAAACAAAATGAAAAATATATCAAGATATTAACAGGCAGTGACATTCTTAAATATGGAAATTTAGAACCTAATGAATATGTCTTATTTGAAAAACCTAAATCGGCAGGAGGTTGTTGGGATAGAGAAATGCATCTTGCCCCTTTTAAAATTTGCATAAGACAAATTGGAAGTGAACCGACTGCTACAATAGTTCAACAACCATACGCAGTAACAGGTAATATCTTTACAGTTTTACATGACGATCTACGTTTCTTAAAATATTTGTTAGGAGTGATTAATTCAAAATTCATCAAGTATTTTTGGAAAATTGTTTTCCATGATTTTAAAACTACGTTTCCCCAAGTGACGATTAATAGTTTAAATTCAATTCCTATAATACTTGACAAAATTGAAGTTAAAGAGGAAATCATCAATTATGTATCTTTAATTTTAGAATTAGATGAAAATGATAATCAAATATTAGTTTTACAAGATCAAATCGATCAATTGGTTTATCAATTGTACGAATTAACGGAAGAGGAAATTAGAATCATTGAGGGTATTAATGAAGATTAA
- the drt3b gene encoding antiviral reverse transcriptase Drt3b — MEKEYESLKTFFTYRKYPNIHQFYEDYRYHRAEKKYNSMFKFDISKCFDSVYTHSVAWAIYGKTVVKERLKGADITFPGKFDAFMQNGNFGETNGILIGPEFSRIFAEIILQSIDKEIECYLREEKSLIFKRDYEIYRYVDDYFIFYNDDETRDEILSKYKVVMKTYKMSLSEVKNKEYGRPLITELTIAKNKIISLIDSEICYIIKEKENSEFSDLNFRCNAKNLITKFKIIISESGVAYKDIMNFTLAILNKRIDDVIEKFDKYYGHLVRFEFKNEGKPESFSVDDVTRKFKHENTFTNFLIELLDFTFFIYTVDPRVNFTIKLCRILSRMITLYTEKIKFFTGTFNDPISRTGPIYTSIRTKYSLENKDRMFKKISDEIRLVLEKKQG; from the coding sequence GTGGAAAAGGAATATGAATCATTGAAAACTTTTTTCACTTACCGGAAATATCCTAACATCCATCAATTTTATGAGGATTACCGTTACCACAGAGCTGAGAAAAAATACAATTCAATGTTCAAATTTGATATATCGAAATGTTTTGATAGTGTTTATACTCATTCAGTAGCTTGGGCTATTTATGGAAAGACCGTTGTTAAAGAGAGATTAAAAGGTGCAGATATTACTTTCCCTGGTAAATTTGACGCATTTATGCAGAATGGAAACTTTGGAGAAACTAATGGTATATTGATTGGCCCTGAATTCTCAAGAATCTTCGCAGAAATAATCTTGCAAAGCATCGATAAAGAGATAGAATGTTATCTACGGGAAGAGAAATCTTTAATTTTTAAAAGGGATTATGAGATTTACCGTTACGTTGATGATTATTTTATATTCTATAATGATGATGAAACCCGTGACGAAATACTTTCTAAATATAAAGTAGTAATGAAAACCTACAAGATGTCTTTATCTGAGGTAAAAAACAAAGAGTACGGAAGACCACTAATAACAGAGCTCACAATAGCTAAAAATAAAATTATCTCCTTAATAGACAGTGAAATATGTTACATCATTAAAGAAAAAGAAAATTCTGAATTTTCGGATCTAAATTTCCGTTGTAATGCTAAAAACTTGATTACTAAATTTAAGATAATTATTAGTGAGTCTGGTGTAGCATACAAGGATATTATGAATTTTACATTAGCAATTCTTAACAAAAGAATAGACGATGTAATTGAAAAATTTGACAAGTATTACGGACATCTGGTAAGATTTGAGTTTAAAAACGAAGGGAAACCAGAGAGTTTTTCAGTTGATGATGTAACTCGAAAATTTAAACATGAAAATACTTTTACTAATTTTCTGATCGAATTATTGGATTTCACTTTTTTCATTTATACTGTAGACCCAAGGGTCAATTTCACCATTAAGCTCTGCCGTATTTTGTCACGAATGATAACGCTATACACTGAAAAAATAAAATTTTTTACAGGTACTTTTAATGATCCTATTTCTAGAACCGGACCAATTTATACTTCTATTAGAACAAAATATTCGTTAGAAAATAAAGATAGAATGTTCAAGAAGATTTCAGATGAAATTAGGCTAGTCTTAGAAAAAAAACAAGGTTAA
- a CDS encoding DUF7149 domain-containing protein, producing the protein MILKLTKPRKALNKAFLKVKPNRSDIEIFKTNLKTLLDRTNDVESEEFHKNLISDFLKDTYFKKNHYINTKGRNDLVIHNGQNSNSSVGVIIETKKPTNKGEMVSTEKLNVKSFHELVLYYLRERITHKNLEIRYLIITNIYEWFIFDATIFDRLFAQNKTFVKQFEDFEEGRLADSKTDFFYKLIAEPFISQLATEIEFTYFTLKDYEKPLRNESKDDDSKLIALFKLLSPEHLLKLSFVNDSNSLDKRFYGELLHIIGLTEIKEGSKKLIQRNKEENRFTGTLLEDTIIQLDSLDKISRLEKPNQFGNTLPDRLFNIALELNITWINRVLFLKLLEAQLISYHKGDNSYSFLKLSRIKTYDDLNSLFFQVLARKHDERNQDVKKAFEKVPYLNSSLFEPTDIEQQTLFISNLKDDKTIPVYSQTVLKDKKGRKFIGNLSGLQYLFQFLDAYDFGAEGSEEIQEENKSLINASVLGLIFEKINGYKDGSFFTPGFITMYMCRETIRKAVIQKFNEVKNWNCETIYDLYDKIEDRKEANQL; encoded by the coding sequence ATGATTCTGAAATTAACTAAACCAAGAAAAGCTTTAAACAAAGCTTTTTTAAAAGTAAAACCAAATAGATCGGATATTGAAATTTTCAAAACAAATCTAAAAACCCTATTAGATCGAACAAATGATGTAGAAAGTGAAGAATTTCATAAAAATTTAATATCTGATTTTTTAAAAGATACATATTTTAAGAAAAATCATTATATCAATACCAAAGGACGAAACGATTTAGTAATTCATAATGGTCAAAACTCCAATAGTTCGGTAGGCGTTATTATAGAGACTAAAAAGCCCACAAATAAAGGTGAAATGGTCTCAACAGAAAAGCTTAATGTTAAGTCTTTTCATGAATTAGTATTATATTATCTAAGAGAACGCATCACACATAAAAATCTTGAGATAAGATATTTGATAATTACAAATATCTATGAATGGTTTATTTTTGATGCGACCATATTTGATCGATTATTTGCACAAAATAAAACTTTTGTTAAGCAATTTGAAGATTTTGAAGAAGGACGTTTAGCTGATTCAAAAACTGATTTCTTTTATAAACTAATTGCGGAACCTTTTATTTCTCAGTTAGCTACCGAAATTGAATTTACATATTTTACTCTAAAAGATTATGAAAAACCACTTCGTAATGAAAGTAAGGATGACGATAGTAAATTAATTGCTTTATTTAAATTATTATCACCAGAACACTTGTTAAAATTGTCATTTGTCAATGACAGCAATAGTCTAGATAAAAGATTCTATGGTGAATTGTTGCATATCATTGGGTTGACTGAAATTAAGGAAGGAAGTAAAAAACTAATACAGCGTAATAAAGAAGAAAATCGATTTACAGGGACGCTTTTAGAGGATACTATCATTCAATTAGACAGTTTAGATAAAATTAGCCGATTAGAGAAACCTAATCAATTTGGCAACACATTGCCTGATCGACTTTTTAATATTGCGTTAGAGCTTAATATTACATGGATTAATAGGGTGTTGTTTCTAAAACTATTAGAAGCTCAACTTATTTCTTATCACAAAGGTGATAATTCGTATTCCTTTCTCAAATTAAGCAGGATAAAAACTTATGATGATCTAAACAGTTTGTTTTTTCAAGTATTAGCACGTAAGCATGACGAAAGAAATCAAGATGTAAAAAAAGCTTTTGAAAAAGTGCCTTATCTTAATTCATCCTTATTCGAGCCTACTGATATTGAACAGCAAACTTTGTTTATCAGCAATCTGAAAGATGATAAGACTATTCCAGTTTATTCTCAGACAGTATTGAAGGATAAAAAAGGAAGGAAATTCATAGGGAACCTTTCAGGACTTCAATATTTATTTCAATTTTTAGATGCTTATGATTTTGGAGCAGAAGGAAGCGAGGAAATACAAGAGGAAAATAAATCATTGATCAATGCTTCCGTACTTGGTCTGATCTTCGAAAAAATAAACGGTTACAAAGACGGATCTTTCTTTACACCTGGTTTCATCACGATGTACATGTGTAGAGAAACCATTCGTAAAGCTGTCATTCAAAAATTTAATGAAGTAAAGAATTGGAATTGTGAGACTATCTATGACCTGTATGATAAAATAGAAGATAGAAAAGAAGCGAATCAATTGTAA
- a CDS encoding helix-turn-helix domain-containing protein, which produces MRDLRKNQIVTVEDLEVMKKEILDSIQRIGKESNLRSPVRRWMKSAEVRALLGFSLGKLQAVRESGLLAYTKIGGNIYYDPEDLKKLFSENRILEQKC; this is translated from the coding sequence ATGAGAGATTTAAGAAAAAATCAGATCGTCACGGTCGAAGACCTAGAGGTCATGAAAAAAGAAATCTTGGATAGCATCCAAAGGATCGGCAAAGAAAGTAACCTCAGATCACCTGTTCGCAGGTGGATGAAATCGGCTGAAGTCAGGGCACTGTTGGGATTTTCTCTCGGAAAGCTCCAGGCAGTGAGGGAAAGCGGACTTCTAGCCTATACCAAAATAGGCGGAAATATCTATTATGATCCCGAAGATCTTAAGAAGCTGTTCAGTGAAAATAGAATCCTAGAGCAAAAATGCTGA
- a CDS encoding Eco57I restriction-modification methylase domain-containing protein, with protein MSALNEIITIKNDLKILLDREGKRLKEYHVEVVNDELMITDEDGQLFKYNPLVKESQRVQETLFLEKENIIENCLFGVDINPNSVKICRLRLWIELLKNAYYKNSTELETLPNIDINIKCGNSLVSRFAIEADLRQALRKSKWTIDSYKQAVSTYRNAENKEQKREMEKLISDIKSDFKTEISKNSKEVTDLIKLERDYYLKYETTHLFEERLTKSQLKDKKQLSSKIDLLKDKIEQIKANKIYENAFEWRFEFPEVLNDEGEFIGFDVIIGNPPYKMVQPNNTSINDLEYFRKSYPIADFKIDLFHLFYQLGTFILKNGGDICFITPSSILNNVYAINLRNFINKHFNIRIIAVTHNKIFDEADVHTGIFHFEKSHFPDSAKSIKLTTELENVILKKSNFRVISQNDFKSEIGINWNLLIDSTNFSIFNKLKHLPILGNIFKN; from the coding sequence GTGTCTGCACTTAATGAAATAATTACTATTAAAAACGATTTGAAAATACTTCTGGATCGTGAGGGCAAAAGGCTAAAAGAATATCATGTAGAGGTTGTCAATGATGAGCTGATGATCACAGATGAGGACGGACAACTGTTTAAATATAATCCACTAGTCAAAGAGAGCCAACGTGTACAAGAAACCCTATTTCTCGAAAAGGAAAACATTATTGAAAACTGTCTTTTCGGTGTAGATATCAATCCCAATTCGGTCAAAATATGTCGTTTGCGTTTATGGATTGAGTTGCTCAAAAATGCATATTACAAGAATTCTACAGAGTTAGAAACACTTCCGAATATTGATATTAATATCAAATGTGGTAATTCTTTAGTTAGTCGCTTTGCAATAGAAGCAGATCTTAGACAGGCTTTGAGAAAAAGTAAATGGACAATAGATAGTTATAAACAAGCTGTATCGACTTATAGAAATGCTGAAAACAAAGAGCAAAAAAGAGAGATGGAAAAATTGATTTCTGATATTAAATCAGATTTCAAAACTGAAATTTCTAAAAACAGTAAGGAGGTCACTGACTTGATCAAGCTTGAACGAGATTATTATCTCAAATATGAAACTACCCATCTCTTTGAGGAAAGATTAACTAAAAGCCAACTAAAAGATAAAAAGCAATTATCTAGTAAAATTGATCTATTAAAGGATAAAATTGAACAGATAAAAGCAAATAAAATCTATGAAAATGCTTTTGAATGGCGTTTTGAATTTCCAGAGGTACTCAATGATGAAGGTGAATTTATAGGTTTTGATGTTATTATTGGAAATCCACCTTATAAAATGGTTCAACCAAATAATACCTCTATTAATGATTTAGAATATTTCAGAAAATCATATCCAATAGCAGACTTTAAAATAGATTTATTTCATTTGTTTTATCAATTAGGAACATTTATATTAAAAAATGGAGGAGATATATGTTTTATTACTCCTAGTTCTATTCTAAATAATGTCTATGCAATTAACTTGAGAAATTTTATTAATAAACATTTTAACATAAGAATAATTGCAGTTACTCATAATAAAATATTTGATGAAGCAGATGTACATACTGGTATTTTCCATTTTGAAAAATCTCATTTTCCTGATTCTGCTAAAAGTATTAAACTTACTACAGAGCTTGAAAATGTCATATTAAAGAAAAGTAATTTTAGAGTAATCTCACAAAATGATTTTAAAAGTGAAATAGGGATCAATTGGAATTTACTCATAGATTCAACCAATTTTTCAATATTCAATAAATTAAAACATCTTCCAATTTTAGGTAATATTTTCAAAAATTAA
- the drt3a gene encoding antiviral reverse transcriptase Drt3a — translation MLDQSFSFQNFRTIFEIENRKGGIVEGFFSDEYLTKSEEVSFKRLEMRSFIPTEEEDPILDELQLELENLLKQKESILENELFTISKEVNQANFNFCLNHFKGKNGKFIYTIQKSNASYFAMKQLQHNIYRSFKVKQSDRFQIVKQVKKLLQDNFEKYIVRTDIESFYESVPQASLMQVINGNQLLSPKSKKLIAGLLHNFNEISGQLTIPISDRKGVPRGVGISAYLAELYMRSIDNQIRQLPDLTFYGRYVDDIIAIFSPLKKMKPNTYLDKIEFIVNQEGLKVNKVGIPIKTYEIDAFTSNKENSIEFLGYCFKLNGKNYEGIYLSSNKIKKYTTRLTATFDSFIKDSTYNYKSAKKLLIHRLNFLTKNTHLQRPKKGIIGIYYSNSLLENDSSCLNLLNKIMHDLIDNKLPLSIYANLNPKLKRFCFRKGFVDKQFFHISSKRTTARGTRGKNIPDTRSTIMRLKRPTVNNFEKIVLAWK, via the coding sequence ATGTTAGATCAATCATTTTCTTTTCAAAATTTCAGAACAATATTTGAAATCGAAAATCGTAAAGGAGGCATTGTTGAAGGCTTTTTCTCGGATGAATATTTAACCAAAAGTGAAGAAGTGTCATTTAAAAGATTGGAAATGAGGAGTTTTATTCCAACAGAAGAAGAAGATCCCATTTTAGATGAACTCCAACTTGAATTGGAGAATTTGCTAAAACAGAAAGAATCAATTTTGGAAAATGAGCTTTTCACCATTAGTAAAGAAGTAAATCAAGCAAATTTTAATTTTTGTCTAAATCATTTCAAAGGCAAAAATGGAAAATTTATATACACCATCCAGAAAAGCAATGCTTCCTATTTTGCTATGAAACAATTGCAACATAATATTTATAGGAGTTTTAAGGTTAAACAATCTGATAGATTCCAAATTGTTAAACAAGTAAAGAAACTTCTACAGGATAATTTTGAAAAATATATTGTAAGAACAGATATCGAAAGTTTTTACGAAAGCGTACCTCAGGCTTCTTTGATGCAAGTTATAAATGGTAATCAGTTACTCTCACCAAAGTCGAAAAAATTGATTGCAGGATTACTGCATAATTTCAATGAGATTAGTGGTCAACTTACTATACCTATTTCTGATCGGAAGGGTGTACCACGTGGCGTTGGAATAAGTGCATATCTGGCAGAGTTATATATGAGATCAATAGATAATCAAATAAGACAACTTCCGGATTTGACATTTTATGGACGTTATGTAGATGACATAATTGCTATTTTTTCTCCTTTAAAGAAAATGAAGCCAAACACTTACCTTGATAAAATTGAATTTATTGTGAATCAAGAAGGACTTAAAGTAAATAAGGTAGGAATACCGATTAAAACTTATGAGATTGATGCATTCACTAGTAATAAGGAAAATTCAATTGAATTTTTAGGTTATTGTTTCAAGCTTAACGGAAAAAATTATGAAGGAATTTATCTTTCATCAAATAAAATAAAAAAATACACTACAAGATTGACGGCAACCTTTGACTCCTTTATTAAAGATAGCACATATAACTATAAGAGTGCAAAAAAATTACTTATCCATCGTCTAAACTTTCTAACAAAAAACACGCACTTACAACGTCCCAAAAAAGGAATAATAGGAATATATTATTCAAATAGTTTGCTGGAAAACGACAGCAGCTGTCTAAACTTACTTAATAAAATAATGCATGACCTAATTGACAATAAGTTGCCATTAAGTATCTATGCAAATCTAAACCCGAAATTGAAACGTTTTTGCTTCAGGAAGGGTTTTGTAGATAAACAATTCTTTCATATTTCATCTAAACGCACAACCGCTAGAGGTACAAGAGGCAAGAATATTCCTGATACAAGATCAACAATTATGAGACTTAAGAGACCGACTGTTAATAATTTTGAAAAAATCGTTTTGGCCTGGAAATAA
- a CDS encoding ABC transporter permease, giving the protein MKKLTQIIRHLLRNRLFTGLNISGLAIGISVCWVIFRLVNYEFSFDRDLPEREHIYRVAISHSSDGNDSFSDYVPLGLPPFIQDYVSSSELTVPIYGKYITEVITASENGKSSVHNAPNNIVAVNTNYFELVNYNWIAGSKYKIFSSPFEIILTSSRAKLYFPELKTGEIIGKSIMYDTVQYTVTGIVEDLKTASNFSGKEFIEISKSDWNDSNFLGGSSQNQMYVKVSSEKNKSNLLKIINNKFESEYAIGGYTEKARFLFVPLSEVHFSTFMDNSVDKKTIYGIIGIGFFLLTLSVINFINISTSQIPERAKNIGIRKTMGESMRHLALSFVLETIIICLVSFFLAYFLKDLLVSQIQEYIPENFHFVNDTKEVILFLIILLIVLVISTSIYPIYLSNKVQVVEVLKHKSITHIKFGNLSLKKLLIVLQFVVAQFFVVTSLLIGLQLKFMMNKDLGFDHNAIVNIPLPNTIRSGLNKDPNVLVNTLKSDTKIQDVALGRMPLSKYYSALSLKHAEGSAIQTSMKSVGDRYGRLFNLKLLAGRDLLIKDSISGIAITRRTSEMLGFDKPALAIGKRIQTNESNIESREIVGVYNDFNSRTLHAEIEPISFITTNNQLSLDYMNIKLSQNTKDWSASISTIEKEWKAFYKDGSFNLQFYDDNIKKLYDNDRKFAKIINSSAIITIFLSCLGLIGLITITTSQRTKEIGIRKVLGSSINRIIRLLSMDYIILIIVSILIATPIAWWFIKHWLSDFSYKIAVSWWMFSIPALGTLSIAFLTMFYHSLKAAKANPVDSLRDE; this is encoded by the coding sequence ATGAAAAAACTAACTCAAATTATTAGGCATCTTTTGCGGAATAGACTTTTTACCGGATTGAATATATCTGGATTAGCGATTGGGATTTCAGTATGCTGGGTTATTTTTCGACTGGTAAATTATGAATTCAGTTTTGATAGAGATCTTCCGGAAAGGGAGCATATATATAGAGTTGCAATAAGTCACTCTTCTGATGGAAATGATTCTTTTTCTGATTATGTTCCATTGGGTTTACCACCATTTATTCAGGATTACGTATCTAGCAGTGAATTAACTGTTCCGATCTACGGCAAATATATAACCGAGGTGATCACAGCTAGTGAAAATGGAAAGTCCTCAGTCCATAATGCTCCAAATAATATAGTTGCTGTGAACACAAATTATTTTGAGCTGGTAAATTATAATTGGATAGCTGGAAGTAAATATAAAATTTTTAGTAGCCCTTTTGAGATTATTTTAACGTCATCAAGAGCAAAATTGTACTTTCCGGAATTAAAAACCGGTGAGATCATCGGGAAATCTATAATGTATGATACAGTTCAATATACCGTCACCGGAATTGTGGAGGATCTTAAAACAGCAAGCAATTTTTCAGGAAAAGAGTTCATTGAAATTAGTAAGAGTGATTGGAACGATTCAAATTTTTTAGGAGGATCTTCTCAAAATCAAATGTATGTGAAAGTCAGTTCAGAAAAAAACAAATCAAACCTTCTAAAAATTATCAACAATAAATTTGAATCCGAATATGCTATTGGAGGTTATACTGAAAAAGCAAGATTTCTTTTTGTTCCACTATCGGAAGTTCATTTCTCCACCTTTATGGACAATTCTGTCGATAAAAAGACTATCTATGGAATAATTGGCATTGGTTTTTTTCTATTAACATTATCCGTCATCAATTTTATAAATATTTCAACCTCCCAAATACCTGAGAGAGCAAAGAATATAGGGATACGAAAAACAATGGGAGAAAGTATGAGGCATTTAGCATTAAGTTTTGTGTTAGAGACTATAATTATTTGTTTGGTTTCCTTCTTCTTAGCATATTTTTTAAAGGATCTACTCGTTTCTCAAATTCAAGAATATATTCCTGAAAATTTCCATTTTGTAAATGATACAAAAGAAGTTATTTTATTTCTTATTATTTTACTAATTGTACTCGTCATCAGTACGAGTATCTATCCGATATATCTATCGAATAAGGTTCAGGTTGTAGAAGTATTAAAACATAAATCCATAACCCATATTAAATTTGGAAACTTATCATTAAAAAAACTATTGATCGTCTTGCAATTTGTTGTTGCCCAATTTTTTGTTGTTACATCTTTACTAATTGGATTACAGTTGAAATTTATGATGAATAAAGACTTAGGGTTTGATCATAATGCTATTGTAAACATACCGCTCCCAAATACAATCCGATCTGGATTAAATAAAGATCCCAATGTACTCGTCAATACCTTAAAGTCAGATACTAAAATTCAGGATGTAGCATTGGGTAGAATGCCATTAAGCAAATATTATTCAGCTTTATCTTTAAAGCATGCTGAAGGGTCAGCAATTCAAACATCTATGAAAAGTGTAGGTGACAGATATGGAAGATTATTTAACCTTAAATTACTAGCTGGTAGAGATTTACTAATTAAAGACTCAATAAGTGGTATCGCAATTACAAGGCGCACTTCAGAAATGCTTGGTTTTGATAAACCGGCCCTAGCAATTGGCAAACGGATTCAAACAAATGAAAGTAATATTGAGTCAAGAGAAATAGTTGGGGTTTATAACGATTTCAATAGTCGAACTTTACATGCAGAAATAGAGCCCATTTCGTTCATAACAACTAATAACCAATTATCATTAGATTATATGAATATTAAACTGAGTCAGAATACTAAGGATTGGTCAGCTTCTATATCAACCATAGAAAAAGAATGGAAAGCATTTTATAAGGATGGTTCTTTTAATCTTCAATTTTATGATGATAACATTAAAAAGCTTTATGATAACGATAGAAAGTTTGCTAAAATCATTAATTCATCAGCAATAATTACAATATTTTTAAGCTGCCTAGGCTTAATTGGCTTGATTACGATTACCACCTCTCAAAGGACCAAGGAAATTGGTATTAGAAAAGTCTTGGGAAGTTCTATCAACAGAATTATTCGATTGCTCTCTATGGATTACATTATATTAATAATAGTTTCAATTCTTATCGCGACACCGATTGCTTGGTGGTTTATTAAACATTGGCTTTCTGATTTTTCATATAAAATAGCAGTAAGTTGGTGGATGTTTTCTATTCCAGCACTTGGAACTTTGTCAATTGCATTTTTAACTATGTTCTACCATTCCTTAAAAGCTGCAAAAGCCAATCCTGTAGACAGCCTTAGAGATGAGTAA